From Meles meles chromosome 5, mMelMel3.1 paternal haplotype, whole genome shotgun sequence, one genomic window encodes:
- the BAK1 gene encoding bcl-2 homologous antagonist/killer has protein sequence MASGQGPGPPRQGCGEPAPSSTSEEQVARDTEEVFRSYVFYRHRQEQEAEGAAAPADPEMVSLSLEPSSTMGQVGRQLAIIGDDINQRYDSEFQAMLQHLQPTVENAYEYFIKIASSLFESGINWGRVVALLSFSYRLALHVYQRGLTGFLGQVTRFVADFMLHRCIARWIAQRGGWVAALNLGNGPILNVLIVLSVVLLGQFVVRRFFKS, from the exons ATGGCATCCGGGCAAGGCCCAGGTCCTCCCAGGCAGGGGTGTGGAGAGCCGGCCCCGTCTTCTACTTCTG AGGAGCAGGTAGCCCGGGACACCGAGGAGGTTTTCCGCAGCTATGTTTTTTACCGCCATCggcaggagcaggaggctgaGGGGGCGGCTGCACCTGCTGACCCAGAAATGGTCTCCTTGTCCCTAGAACCTAGCAG CACTATGGGGCAGGTGGGTCGGCAGCTCGCCATCATCGGGGACGACATCAACCAGCGTTACGACTCCGAGTTCCAGGCCATGCTGCAGCACCTGCAGCCAACAGTGGAGAACGCCTATGAGTATTTCATCAAGATTGCCTCGAG CCTGTTCGAGAGTGGCATTAACTGGGGCCGCGTGGTGGCTCTCCTGAGCTTCAGCTACCGCCTGGCCCTCCACGTCTACCAGCGCGGCCTGACCGGCTTCCTGGGCCAGGTGACCCGCTTCGTGGCTGACTTCATGCTGCATCGCTGCATTGCCCGGTGGATTGCGCAGAGGGGCGGCTGG GTGGCAGCCCTGAACTTGGGAAATGGCCCCATCCTGAACGTGCTGATAGTTCTGTCTGTGGTTCTGTTGGGCCAGTTTGTGGTACGAAGATTCTTCAAATCATGA
- the LOC123941894 gene encoding gametogenetin-binding protein 1-like isoform X1 — MEAPGSTPQSRILGRSSMFRFFRSLVGSRDSPKSSDRALMRSRPCPSQEQGATPLMRNRQGGAGRKEPRQPATLPYTLSVALPRHDPSGLGMGDTGAQTPTPKEVLRGAAQGGEVKPILSRGSQEVLGNVSKKEKREEKEEAVGEASGNTRTSDRGHFAQALVVEQGRPQRTMGPPEVSPKTFTREEEKECRLDGNFRLAPWKVGATPWNCLLTLYKQLQKSAMAKFPLKEGLPDEKSKEQEMEVEDSSFKLCVPGIVTLQSPLHKTFRSTDTVGFVESELKKLLAVQRDSRLWKVGSHDGQELLTQPEITLEEAGIVDGQHLLLEEMDELGNWPPE; from the exons ATGGAGGCCCCAGGTTCAACCCCTCAGTCCCGAATTTTGGGCCGCTCCTCCATGTTCCGCTTCTTCCGTAGCCtggtggggagcagggacagcCCCAAGAGCTCGGACAGGGCCCTGATGCGGAGTCGGCCATGCCCCTCCCAGGAGCAAGGCGCCACCCCCCTGATGAGGAACCGCCAGGGAGGAGCGGGGAGGAAGGAGCCAAGGCAGCCAGCCACACTGCCCTATACACTCTCCGTGGCCTTGCCACGGCATGATCCCTCGGGGCTAGGGATGGGGGACACGGGGGCCCagacccccaccccaaaggagGTCCTGAGGGGGGCAGCCCAGGGTGGAGAGGTGAAGCCCATCCTGTCCAGGGGAAGCCAGGAGGTGTTGGGCAACGTgtccaagaaggaaaaaagagaagagaaggaggaggcagtAGGGGAGGCCTCCGGGAATACAAGGACCTCAGACAG GGGCCACTTTGCCCAAGCCTTGGTGGTGGAACAAGGACGTCCACAGAGGACCATGGGGCCACCGGAGGTCAGCCCCAAGACCTTCaccagggaggaggagaaggagtgTCGGCTGGACG GAAACTTCAGGCTGGCCCCCTGGAAGGTGGGGGCAACTCCTTGGAACTGCCTCCTCACCTTGTACAAGCAGCTTCAGAAATCAGCCATGGCCAAG TTTCCTCTCAAGGAAGGCTTGCCTGATGAGAAAAGCAAGGAACAGGAAATGGAGGTAGAGGACAGCTCATTCAAGCTCTGTGTCCCAGGCATTGTCACCCTGCAGTCACCGCTGCATAAGACTTTCAGGTCAACAGACACAGTGG GTTTCGTGGAGTCGGAGTTAAAGAAGCTTCTGGCAGTGCAGCGGGACTCCCGCCTCTGGAAGGTGGGCAGCCATGATGGCCAGGAACTGCTGACCCAGCCAGAGATCACCCTGGAGGAGGCGGGCATTGTGGATGGTCAG CACTTGCTTCTGGAGGAGATGGATGAGCTGGGGAACTGGCCCCCCGAGTGA
- the LOC123941894 gene encoding putative gametogenetin-binding protein 1 isoform X2, producing MHMNPARGHFAQALVVEQGRPQRTMGPPEVSPKTFTREEEKECRLDGNFRLAPWKVGATPWNCLLTLYKQLQKSAMAKFPLKEGLPDEKSKEQEMEVEDSSFKLCVPGIVTLQSPLHKTFRSTDTVGFVESELKKLLAVQRDSRLWKVGSHDGQELLTQPEITLEEAGIVDGQHLLLEEMDELGNWPPE from the exons ATGCACATGAACCCAGCAAG GGGCCACTTTGCCCAAGCCTTGGTGGTGGAACAAGGACGTCCACAGAGGACCATGGGGCCACCGGAGGTCAGCCCCAAGACCTTCaccagggaggaggagaaggagtgTCGGCTGGACG GAAACTTCAGGCTGGCCCCCTGGAAGGTGGGGGCAACTCCTTGGAACTGCCTCCTCACCTTGTACAAGCAGCTTCAGAAATCAGCCATGGCCAAG TTTCCTCTCAAGGAAGGCTTGCCTGATGAGAAAAGCAAGGAACAGGAAATGGAGGTAGAGGACAGCTCATTCAAGCTCTGTGTCCCAGGCATTGTCACCCTGCAGTCACCGCTGCATAAGACTTTCAGGTCAACAGACACAGTGG GTTTCGTGGAGTCGGAGTTAAAGAAGCTTCTGGCAGTGCAGCGGGACTCCCGCCTCTGGAAGGTGGGCAGCCATGATGGCCAGGAACTGCTGACCCAGCCAGAGATCACCCTGGAGGAGGCGGGCATTGTGGATGGTCAG CACTTGCTTCTGGAGGAGATGGATGAGCTGGGGAACTGGCCCCCCGAGTGA